Proteins encoded within one genomic window of Amorphoplanes friuliensis DSM 7358:
- a CDS encoding adenosylmethionine--8-amino-7-oxononanoate transaminase, whose protein sequence is MPGRSEPYVVESAEGVRLRLADGRELVDGMSSWWAAIHGYRHPVLDAALVEQSQKISHVMFGGLTHAPAVELATTLVELTPDGLEHVFLCDSGSVGVEVAVKMALQAQLARGFPQRRRLATWRGGYHGDTFHPMSVCDPDGGMHSLWTGVLPTQVFAGLPPADYDEAYAAELTELIAAHADELAAVIVEPVVQGAGGMRFHHPAYLRVLREVTAAHGILLIFDEIATGFGRTGEFFASHHAGVTPDILCLGKALTGGYLTLAATLCTPEVAHSVSAGSAGGLAHGPTFMGNPLACAVANASIALLRAQDWQGQVRRIEAGLRAGLEPLRAAPGVADVRVLGAIGVVQLDHAVDLPSATAAAAGAGVWLRPFRDLVYTMPPYVTDDADVARITQGIAAAVSAT, encoded by the coding sequence ATGCCCGGGCGCAGTGAGCCCTACGTCGTCGAGAGCGCCGAGGGCGTTCGCCTGCGGCTGGCTGACGGGCGTGAGCTCGTCGACGGCATGTCGTCCTGGTGGGCGGCCATTCACGGCTACCGGCACCCGGTGCTCGACGCCGCGCTGGTCGAGCAGTCGCAGAAGATCAGTCACGTCATGTTCGGCGGGCTGACCCATGCGCCCGCGGTCGAGCTTGCCACCACCCTGGTCGAGCTGACGCCGGACGGGCTCGAGCACGTCTTCCTCTGCGACTCCGGCTCGGTCGGGGTGGAAGTCGCGGTCAAGATGGCGCTGCAGGCCCAGCTCGCGCGGGGCTTCCCGCAGCGGCGCCGGCTCGCCACCTGGCGGGGCGGCTATCACGGGGACACGTTCCATCCGATGAGCGTCTGTGATCCGGACGGCGGGATGCACTCGCTCTGGACAGGGGTGCTGCCGACGCAGGTCTTCGCCGGGCTGCCTCCGGCCGACTACGACGAGGCCTACGCGGCCGAGCTCACGGAGCTCATTGCCGCGCATGCCGACGAGCTCGCCGCGGTCATCGTCGAGCCGGTGGTGCAGGGTGCGGGCGGGATGCGGTTCCACCATCCGGCGTACCTGCGGGTGCTGCGGGAGGTCACCGCGGCCCACGGGATCCTGCTGATCTTCGACGAGATCGCGACCGGCTTCGGGCGTACCGGAGAGTTTTTTGCTTCTCACCATGCCGGGGTCACGCCGGACATCCTGTGTCTCGGCAAGGCTTTGACCGGGGGATATCTGACCCTGGCGGCGACGCTGTGCACGCCGGAGGTGGCCCACTCGGTCTCGGCCGGCAGCGCGGGCGGTCTGGCCCACGGCCCGACCTTCATGGGCAACCCGCTCGCTTGCGCCGTCGCCAACGCCTCCATCGCCCTTCTCCGGGCCCAGGACTGGCAGGGCCAGGTCCGGCGTATCGAAGCCGGCCTCCGTGCCGGTCTGGAGCCGCTCCGGGCCGCTCCCGGGGTCGCCGACGTCCGCGTCCTGGGCGCCATCGGCGTCGTGCAGCTCGACCACGCCGTCGATCTGCCGTCGGCCACCGCGGCCGCGGCGGGTGCCGGGGTGTGGCTGCGGCCGTTCCGGGACCTGGTCTACACGATGCCGCCGTACGTCACGGACGACGCCGACGTCGCCCGCATTACCCAAGGAATCGCTGCGGCGGTGTCCGCCACCTGA
- a CDS encoding aspartate carbamoyltransferase catalytic subunit, producing the protein MIKHLRSAADLDADTATLILDTAGEMAALAGREVKKLPTLRGRTVVNLFYEDSTRTRISFEAAAKRLSADVINFSAKGSSVSKGESLKDTALTLQAMGADAVVIRHPASGAPHRLASWVDGSVINAGDGTHEHPTQALLDAYTMRSRLGKLDGLNVAIVGDVLHSRVARSNVLLLTTLGAKITLVGPPTLIPVDIAAALSPETKVSYDLDSVLPGSDVVMMLRVQTERMQDSYFPSAREYSRRYGLDVPRMRKLPEHAIVMHPGPMNRGMEIAPEVADSSRSTIVEQVANGVSARMAVLYLLLGGKA; encoded by the coding sequence ATGATCAAGCATCTGCGCTCGGCCGCCGATCTGGACGCCGACACCGCCACCCTGATCCTCGACACCGCCGGCGAGATGGCGGCGCTGGCGGGCCGCGAGGTCAAGAAGCTCCCGACGCTGCGCGGCCGCACGGTGGTCAACCTGTTCTACGAGGACTCCACGCGTACCCGGATCTCGTTCGAGGCCGCGGCCAAGCGGCTCTCGGCGGACGTCATCAACTTCTCCGCGAAGGGCTCCAGCGTCTCGAAGGGTGAGAGCCTCAAGGACACCGCCCTGACACTGCAGGCGATGGGCGCGGACGCGGTGGTCATCCGGCACCCGGCCAGCGGCGCACCGCACCGGCTCGCGTCGTGGGTGGACGGTTCGGTGATCAACGCCGGTGACGGCACGCACGAGCACCCGACGCAGGCGCTGCTGGACGCGTACACGATGCGCTCGAGGCTGGGGAAGCTCGACGGCCTGAACGTCGCGATCGTGGGTGACGTGCTGCACAGCCGGGTCGCGCGGTCCAACGTTCTGCTGCTCACGACGCTGGGGGCCAAGATCACCCTGGTGGGCCCGCCGACGCTGATTCCCGTGGACATCGCCGCGGCGCTGTCGCCGGAGACCAAAGTGTCGTACGACCTCGATAGCGTCCTGCCCGGCTCGGACGTCGTGATGATGCTGCGGGTGCAGACCGAGCGGATGCAGGACTCCTACTTCCCCTCGGCCCGCGAATACTCCCGCCGTTACGGACTCGATGTGCCGCGCATGAGGAAGCTGCCGGAGCACGCGATCGTCATGCACCCCGGACCGATGAACCGGGGCATGGAGATCGCGCCCGAGGTGGCCGACTCGTCCCGCTCCACGATCGTCGAACAGGTCGCCAACGGCGTCAGCGCCCGCATGGCGGTTCTCTACCTGCTGCTCGGAGGCAAGGCATGA
- the bldD gene encoding transcriptional regulator BldD, whose amino-acid sequence MPSEYAKSLGARLRSIRQQQGLSLQGVEEKSNGRWKAVVVGSYERGDRAVTVSRLAELADFYRVPVSELLPDGSGVRLEATNKIVLDLEKLYDAAGEDLAYVARYARAIQQQRGDYNGRVLSIRADDLRALAIVYDISPSGLIERLTEQGVLVADPRAFFAS is encoded by the coding sequence ATGCCGTCTGAGTACGCCAAGTCGTTGGGCGCCCGCCTGCGCTCCATCCGCCAGCAGCAGGGCCTTTCCCTGCAGGGTGTGGAAGAGAAGTCGAACGGCCGGTGGAAGGCCGTCGTGGTGGGCTCGTACGAGCGTGGCGATCGCGCCGTCACCGTTTCGCGCCTCGCCGAACTGGCCGACTTCTACCGCGTCCCCGTCTCGGAACTGCTGCCCGACGGCAGCGGTGTCCGCCTCGAGGCCACCAACAAGATCGTGCTGGACCTGGAAAAGCTGTACGACGCCGCCGGTGAGGACCTGGCCTACGTCGCGCGCTACGCCCGGGCCATACAGCAGCAGCGTGGCGACTACAACGGACGCGTGCTGTCCATCCGCGCGGACGATCTGCGCGCCCTCGCCATCGTGTACGACATCTCGCCGTCCGGCCTCATCGAGCGCCTGACCGAGCAGGGTGTGCTCGTCGCCGACCCGCGGGCGTTCTTCGCGTCCTGA
- the carB gene encoding carbamoyl-phosphate synthase large subunit translates to MPKRTDLQHVMVIGSGPIVIGQACEFDYSGTQACRVLRAEGLRVSLVNSNPATIMTDPEFADATYVEPITPEFVELVIAKERPDAILPTLGGQTALNTAIALHENGVLAKYGVELIGANVDAIRKGEDRQLFKDIVALAGGETPRSRVCHSMDEVHEAIGELGLPVVIRPSFTMGGLGSGMAHNNEDLDRLAGGGLAASPVHEVLIEESVLGWKEYELELMRDKHDNVVVVCSIENVDPMGVHTGDSVTVAPAMTLTDREYQKLRDLGIAVLREVGVDTGGCNIQFAINPADGRLVVIEMNPRVSRSSALASKATGFPIAKIAAKLAIGYTLDEIPNDITLKTPAAFEPALDYVVVKIPRFAFEKFPGADPELTTTMKSVGEAMSLGRNFAEALNKAMRSMETKAAGFWTSPTFSTAEEALEAMRTPHDGRLYTVEAALRLGASVEQVHEASGGIDPWFLDEIAALVELRQQILDAPVLDEPLLRLAKRSGLSDRQLAALRPELAGEDGVRTLRHRLGVRPVYKTVDTCAAEFEADTPYHYSTYDEETEVALSDRPKVLILGSGPNRIGQGIEFDYSCVHAVMALREVDFETVMVNCNPETVSTDYDTADRLYFEPLTFEDVMEVFHSEDSSGKAAGGPGVVGVIVQLGGQTPLGLAKRLKAAGVPIVGTSPESIDLAEDRGAFGQVLHKAGLRSPEHGTATSFEDAKAIADEIGYPVLVRPSYVLGGRGMEIVYDEPTLADYIARATEISPDHPVLVDRFLDDAIEIDVDALCDATGEVYLGGVMEHIEEAGIHSGDSSCSLPPVTLAGSHLAEVRRYTEAIARGVGVRGLLNVQYALKDDTLYVLEANPRASRTVPFVSKATAVPLAKAAARIMLGATIKELREEGILFRNRDGGETPANAPIAIKEAVLPFKRFRTPAGKGVDSLLGPEMKSTGEVMGIDPGFGPAFAKSQAAAYGSLPTSGKIFVSVANRDKRSMIFPIKRLADLGFTIVTTAGTGEVLRRHGIACDIVPKHFESPGQNAVALIQAGEIALIINTPQGSGASARSDGYEIRSAAVTHDIPSITTVPGAAAAVMGIEALMRGDMTVRPLQELHAMLREGE, encoded by the coding sequence ATGCCGAAGCGCACTGATCTCCAGCACGTGATGGTGATCGGCTCCGGCCCGATCGTCATCGGTCAGGCCTGCGAGTTCGACTACTCCGGCACGCAGGCGTGCCGGGTGCTGCGCGCCGAAGGGCTGCGCGTCTCGCTGGTCAACTCCAACCCCGCGACGATCATGACCGACCCGGAGTTCGCCGACGCCACGTACGTCGAGCCGATCACCCCGGAGTTCGTCGAGCTGGTCATCGCCAAGGAACGCCCCGACGCGATCCTGCCGACCCTCGGTGGCCAGACCGCGCTGAACACCGCGATCGCCCTGCACGAGAACGGCGTCCTGGCCAAGTACGGCGTCGAGCTGATCGGCGCCAACGTCGACGCCATCCGCAAGGGTGAGGACCGCCAGCTCTTCAAGGACATCGTGGCCCTGGCCGGTGGCGAGACGCCGCGCTCGCGGGTCTGCCACTCGATGGACGAGGTGCACGAGGCGATCGGCGAGCTCGGCCTGCCGGTGGTCATCCGGCCGTCGTTCACCATGGGCGGCCTCGGTTCCGGCATGGCGCACAACAACGAGGACCTCGACCGCCTCGCCGGTGGTGGCCTCGCCGCCTCCCCGGTGCACGAGGTGCTCATCGAGGAGAGCGTGCTCGGCTGGAAGGAGTACGAGCTCGAGCTGATGCGCGACAAGCACGACAACGTCGTGGTCGTCTGCTCGATCGAGAACGTCGACCCGATGGGCGTGCACACCGGCGACAGCGTCACCGTCGCCCCGGCGATGACCCTGACCGACCGCGAGTACCAGAAGCTGCGTGACCTCGGCATCGCCGTGCTGCGTGAGGTCGGCGTGGACACCGGCGGCTGCAACATCCAGTTCGCGATCAACCCGGCCGACGGCCGCCTGGTCGTCATCGAGATGAACCCGCGGGTGTCGCGGTCGAGCGCGCTGGCGTCGAAGGCGACCGGCTTCCCGATCGCCAAGATCGCCGCGAAGCTGGCCATCGGCTACACCCTCGACGAGATCCCGAACGACATCACGCTCAAGACGCCGGCCGCGTTCGAGCCCGCGCTGGACTACGTGGTCGTGAAGATCCCGCGGTTCGCGTTCGAGAAGTTCCCCGGCGCCGACCCCGAGCTGACCACCACGATGAAGTCGGTCGGCGAGGCGATGAGCCTGGGCCGCAACTTCGCCGAGGCGCTCAACAAGGCGATGCGCTCGATGGAGACCAAGGCCGCGGGCTTCTGGACCTCTCCCACCTTCTCCACCGCGGAGGAGGCGCTCGAGGCGATGCGGACCCCGCACGACGGGCGGCTCTACACCGTCGAGGCCGCGCTGCGTCTGGGTGCGAGCGTCGAGCAGGTGCACGAGGCCAGCGGCGGCATCGACCCGTGGTTCCTCGACGAGATCGCGGCCCTGGTCGAGCTGCGGCAGCAGATCCTCGACGCCCCGGTGCTCGACGAGCCGCTGCTGCGCCTGGCCAAGCGGTCCGGTCTCTCCGACCGTCAGCTGGCGGCGCTGCGTCCCGAGCTCGCGGGTGAGGACGGTGTGCGCACGCTGCGGCACCGGCTCGGCGTGCGACCGGTCTACAAGACGGTCGACACCTGTGCCGCCGAGTTCGAGGCCGACACCCCGTACCACTACTCCACGTACGACGAGGAGACCGAGGTCGCGCTCTCGGACCGGCCCAAGGTGCTGATCCTGGGCTCGGGTCCGAACCGCATCGGCCAGGGCATCGAGTTCGACTACTCGTGTGTGCACGCCGTCATGGCGCTGCGCGAGGTCGACTTCGAGACCGTCATGGTCAACTGCAACCCGGAGACGGTCTCCACCGACTACGACACCGCGGACCGGCTCTACTTCGAGCCGCTGACGTTCGAGGACGTCATGGAGGTCTTCCACTCCGAGGACTCCTCCGGCAAGGCCGCGGGCGGGCCCGGTGTGGTCGGCGTGATCGTCCAGCTCGGCGGGCAGACTCCGCTGGGCCTGGCCAAGCGCCTCAAGGCCGCCGGTGTGCCGATCGTCGGCACCTCACCCGAGTCGATCGACCTGGCCGAGGACCGCGGCGCGTTCGGTCAGGTGCTGCACAAGGCCGGGCTGCGCTCGCCGGAGCACGGCACCGCGACCAGCTTCGAGGACGCCAAGGCGATCGCCGACGAGATCGGTTACCCGGTCCTGGTCCGGCCGTCCTACGTGCTCGGCGGCCGCGGCATGGAGATCGTGTACGACGAGCCGACGCTCGCCGACTACATCGCCCGCGCGACCGAGATCTCACCGGACCACCCGGTGCTGGTCGACCGCTTCCTCGACGACGCGATCGAGATCGACGTCGACGCGCTCTGCGACGCCACCGGCGAGGTCTACCTCGGCGGCGTGATGGAGCACATCGAGGAGGCCGGCATCCACTCCGGCGACTCGTCCTGCTCGCTCCCGCCGGTCACCCTGGCCGGTTCGCACCTCGCCGAGGTACGCCGCTACACCGAGGCGATCGCCCGCGGTGTCGGCGTCCGCGGCCTGCTCAACGTCCAGTACGCCCTCAAGGACGACACGCTCTACGTGCTCGAGGCCAACCCGCGGGCCTCGCGGACGGTCCCGTTCGTCTCCAAGGCGACGGCGGTGCCGCTGGCCAAGGCGGCGGCCCGCATCATGCTCGGTGCCACGATCAAGGAGCTGCGCGAGGAAGGCATCCTCTTCCGCAACCGTGACGGCGGCGAAACACCGGCGAACGCCCCGATCGCGATCAAGGAGGCGGTGCTGCCGTTCAAGCGGTTCCGCACCCCGGCCGGCAAGGGCGTCGACAGCCTGCTCGGCCCCGAGATGAAGTCGACGGGCGAGGTCATGGGCATCGACCCCGGCTTCGGACCGGCGTTCGCGAAGTCGCAGGCGGCCGCGTACGGCTCGCTGCCGACCAGCGGCAAGATCTTCGTGTCGGTGGCCAACCGCGACAAGCGCTCGATGATCTTCCCGATCAAGCGGCTCGCGGACCTCGGTTTCACGATCGTCACCACCGCCGGCACGGGTGAGGTCCTGCGCCGGCACGGCATCGCGTGCGACATCGTCCCCAAGCACTTCGAGAGCCCCGGCCAGAACGCCGTGGCGCTCATCCAGGCCGGCGAGATCGCCCTGATCATCAACACCCCGCAGGGCTCCGGCGCGAGCGCCCGCTCCGACGGCTACGAGATCCGCAGTGCCGCTGTCACCCACGACATCCCGAGCATCACCACGGTCCCGGGCGCGGCTGCCGCGGTCATGGGCATCGAGGCGTTGATGCGCGGCGACATGACGGTCCGCCCGCTGCAGGAGCTGCACGCCATGCTGCGGGAGGGCGAGTGA
- a CDS encoding dihydroorotase — protein MTSYLIKGVSLLGAAPADLLIKDGVIATGSAEGAEVIDATGLVALPGLVDLHTHLREPGREDAETVETGSRAAALGGYTAVFAMANTSPVADTAGVVEQVWRLGREAGLVDVQPIGAVTVGLAGKQLAELGAMATSAANVRIFSDDGHCVADPRLMRRALEYVKAFDGIIAQHAEEPRLTEGAQMHEGEVSTRLGLTGWPAVAEEAIIARDVLLAEHVGSRLHVCHVSTAGSVEVLRQAKARGVRVTAEVTPHHLLLTDELAASYDPVYKVNPPLRTQKDILALRQALVDGVIDIVATDHAPHAVEDKECEWAYARPGMVGLETALPVVLSVLGEEWDLIAERMSRAPARIAGLTGHGTDLTAGQPANLTLVDPSARRVVDPAELASRSRNTPYAGTTLPGRIVATFLRGEPTVLDGKAVK, from the coding sequence ATGACCTCGTACCTGATCAAAGGTGTTTCGCTGCTCGGCGCGGCACCGGCCGACCTGCTGATCAAGGACGGAGTGATCGCCACCGGTTCCGCAGAGGGTGCCGAGGTGATCGACGCGACCGGTCTGGTGGCGCTGCCCGGGCTGGTCGACCTGCACACCCACCTGCGCGAGCCCGGCCGCGAGGACGCCGAGACCGTGGAGACGGGCTCGCGGGCCGCGGCCCTCGGCGGTTACACGGCAGTCTTCGCGATGGCCAACACCTCGCCCGTCGCCGACACCGCCGGTGTGGTCGAGCAGGTCTGGCGTCTCGGCCGCGAGGCCGGTCTGGTCGACGTGCAGCCGATCGGCGCCGTCACGGTCGGTCTGGCCGGCAAGCAGCTCGCCGAGCTCGGCGCGATGGCGACCTCGGCCGCCAACGTCCGGATCTTCTCCGACGACGGCCACTGCGTCGCCGACCCGCGGCTGATGCGCCGCGCGCTGGAGTACGTCAAGGCGTTCGACGGGATCATCGCCCAGCACGCCGAGGAGCCGCGGCTCACCGAGGGCGCGCAGATGCACGAGGGTGAGGTCTCCACCCGGCTCGGCCTGACCGGCTGGCCCGCGGTCGCCGAGGAGGCGATCATCGCCCGCGACGTGCTGCTCGCCGAGCACGTCGGCAGCCGCCTGCACGTCTGCCACGTCTCGACCGCCGGATCGGTCGAGGTGCTGCGCCAGGCCAAGGCCCGGGGCGTCCGCGTCACCGCCGAGGTCACCCCGCACCACCTGCTGCTGACCGACGAGCTCGCGGCCAGCTACGACCCGGTCTACAAGGTCAACCCCCCGCTGCGGACGCAGAAGGACATCCTCGCGCTGCGCCAGGCGCTGGTCGACGGTGTGATCGACATCGTCGCCACCGACCACGCCCCGCACGCGGTCGAGGACAAGGAATGCGAGTGGGCCTACGCCCGCCCGGGCATGGTGGGTCTCGAGACGGCACTGCCGGTCGTGCTCTCGGTCCTGGGTGAGGAGTGGGACCTGATCGCCGAGCGGATGTCCCGCGCCCCGGCCCGCATCGCCGGGCTGACCGGGCACGGCACCGATCTCACGGCCGGGCAACCGGCCAACCTCACGCTGGTGGACCCGTCCGCCCGCCGGGTCGTCGACCCGGCCGAGCTGGCGAGCCGCAGCCGCAACACTCCGTACGCGGGCACCACCCTGCCGGGTCGCATCGTCGCGACCTTCCTCCGGGGAGAGCCGACAGTCCTGGACGGGAAGGCCGTCAAGTGA
- the nusB gene encoding transcription antitermination factor NusB: MPARRKARKRALDVLYEADLRDLPPAQVLVTYLDRIEKPRPDHLDYTINLIEGVAKHLDRIDELIASYAEGWTIDRMPVVDRNLARIAVYELLYVGEIDDPVAISEAVELAKQMSTDDSPRFLNGILGRIAEFATR, translated from the coding sequence ATGCCGGCGCGCCGCAAGGCGCGCAAACGGGCGCTGGACGTCCTCTACGAGGCTGACCTCCGCGACCTGCCCCCGGCGCAGGTCCTGGTCACCTACCTGGACCGCATCGAAAAGCCCCGCCCCGACCACCTGGACTACACGATCAACCTGATCGAGGGCGTGGCCAAGCACCTGGACCGCATCGACGAGCTGATCGCCAGCTACGCCGAGGGCTGGACCATCGACCGCATGCCGGTCGTGGACCGCAACCTGGCCCGCATCGCCGTCTACGAGCTGCTCTACGTGGGCGAGATCGACGACCCGGTCGCGATCTCCGAAGCCGTCGAGCTGGCGAAGCAGATGTCCACCGACGACAGCCCGAGATTCCTGAACGGCATCCTGGGCCGCATCGCCGAGTTCGCCACCCGCTAG
- the carA gene encoding glutamine-hydrolyzing carbamoyl-phosphate synthase small subunit yields the protein MKPAILVLEDGRTFHGNSYGAEGETFGEAVFTTGMTGYQETLTDPSYHRQVVVQTAPQIGNTGVNAEDDESDRIWVAGYVVRDPARRPSNWRSTGDLGERLEAEGVVGISGVDTRALTRHLRSLGAMRVGISTVDLDPASLLARVKAQPEMTGADLSAEVTTASRYTVEAVGEHRYTVAALDLGIKRNVSRRLAERGVTTHIFPASSTIDDLLAVSPDAVFLSPGPGDPATADVPVALAREVLSRRTPLFGICFGSQILGRALGFGTYKLGYGHRGINQPVFDKTTGKVEVTSHNHGFAVDAPLNTVIDTDFGGVEVSHVCLNDNVVEGLRALEVPAFTVQYHPEAAAGPHDADYLFDRFVELVEKVEAR from the coding sequence GTGAAACCAGCCATTCTTGTGCTCGAAGATGGGCGCACGTTCCACGGAAACTCCTACGGCGCCGAGGGGGAAACCTTCGGCGAGGCCGTGTTCACCACCGGCATGACGGGTTATCAGGAGACGCTGACCGACCCGTCGTACCACCGGCAGGTCGTCGTGCAGACGGCGCCGCAGATCGGCAACACCGGGGTCAACGCCGAGGACGACGAGTCCGACCGCATCTGGGTCGCCGGCTACGTCGTGCGTGACCCGGCCCGCCGCCCGTCGAACTGGCGGTCGACCGGCGATCTGGGTGAGCGGCTCGAGGCCGAGGGTGTCGTGGGCATCAGCGGCGTCGACACCCGCGCTCTGACCCGCCACCTGCGCTCGCTCGGCGCGATGCGGGTCGGCATCTCGACCGTCGATCTCGACCCCGCGTCCCTGCTGGCCCGGGTGAAGGCGCAGCCCGAGATGACCGGCGCCGACCTGTCCGCCGAGGTCACCACCGCCTCGCGCTACACCGTCGAGGCGGTCGGCGAGCACCGGTACACGGTTGCCGCCCTGGATCTCGGCATCAAGCGCAACGTCTCCCGGCGCCTGGCCGAGCGCGGTGTGACCACACACATCTTCCCGGCCTCGTCCACGATCGACGATCTGCTCGCGGTCAGCCCCGACGCGGTCTTCCTGTCACCGGGCCCGGGTGACCCGGCGACCGCCGACGTCCCGGTGGCGCTGGCCCGCGAGGTCCTGAGCCGCCGCACGCCGCTGTTCGGCATCTGCTTCGGCAGTCAGATCCTCGGCCGCGCGCTCGGCTTCGGCACCTACAAGCTCGGGTACGGCCACCGCGGCATCAACCAGCCGGTGTTCGACAAGACCACGGGCAAGGTCGAGGTGACCTCGCACAACCACGGGTTCGCCGTCGACGCGCCGCTCAACACCGTCATCGACACCGATTTCGGCGGGGTCGAGGTCTCCCACGTCTGCCTCAACGACAACGTGGTCGAAGGGCTGCGGGCCCTCGAGGTGCCCGCGTTCACCGTCCAGTACCACCCCGAGGCAGCAGCAGGACCGCACGACGCGGACTACCTGTTCGACCGCTTCGTGGAGCTCGTCGAGAAGGTCGAGGCCCGCTGA
- the pyrR gene encoding bifunctional pyr operon transcriptional regulator/uracil phosphoribosyltransferase PyrR, with product MAYPRADTAAHRGTEKIILSGSDLHRVVDRIAHQILEKTSGGAGTVLLGIPTRGVPLARRLAARIHAFEGIDIPVGALDITLYRDDLRLHATRALGKTEIPGGGIDGRRVILVDDVLFSGRTVRAALDALGDVGRPSSVQLAVLVDRGHRELPIRADYVGKNIPTALTESVRVSLAETDDGVDEVRLSGSEVSR from the coding sequence GTGGCATATCCACGCGCAGACACCGCTGCCCACCGCGGCACCGAAAAGATCATTCTTTCCGGGTCCGACCTGCACAGGGTCGTCGACCGGATCGCGCACCAGATTCTCGAGAAGACCTCCGGCGGCGCCGGCACCGTCCTTCTCGGCATCCCCACCCGCGGCGTCCCGCTGGCCCGCCGGCTGGCCGCCCGGATCCACGCGTTCGAGGGCATCGACATCCCGGTGGGCGCGCTGGACATCACGCTCTACCGCGACGACCTGCGGCTGCACGCCACCCGGGCGCTCGGCAAGACCGAGATTCCGGGCGGTGGCATCGACGGGCGCCGGGTCATCCTGGTCGACGACGTGCTTTTCTCCGGCCGTACCGTCCGGGCGGCGCTCGACGCACTCGGCGATGTGGGCCGGCCGAGCTCCGTGCAGCTGGCCGTGCTGGTCGACCGCGGCCACCGCGAACTGCCGATCCGCGCCGACTACGTCGGCAAGAACATCCCCACCGCGCTGACCGAGAGCGTCCGCGTCTCGCTGGCCGAGACCGACGACGGCGTGGACGAGGTCAGGCTCTCCGGATCCGAGGTTTCCCGATGA
- a CDS encoding quinone-dependent dihydroorotate dehydrogenase, whose protein sequence is MSVFTSAVRPVLFRLGGGDAEKAHEFTLDRLSSLGARSRALLQSRYAVKAPVEVFGVKFPNPVGLAAGMDKNGVALPAWPALGFGFVEVGTVTAKPQPGNDKPRLFRLRDSEAVINRMGFNNAGAAALASRLEALGPLNVPLGISLGKSKVTPLEEAVEDYLTSYNLLHPYADYIAVNVSSPNTPGLRTLQDKSALGALLTALAGKTPVLVKIAPDLTDEAISELLEVCLAHGAAGIIATNTTLSRDGLAAADQPRAGEAGGLSGRPLTERSRKVVHFVHEETGGRLPIIGVGGILEADDAARMFDAGASLVQLYTGFIYRGPALVKAAARARTTAGEKAHP, encoded by the coding sequence GTGAGCGTCTTCACCAGCGCCGTCCGGCCGGTCCTCTTCCGGCTGGGCGGCGGCGACGCGGAGAAGGCGCACGAGTTCACCCTCGACCGGCTGTCGTCGCTGGGCGCCCGTTCGCGCGCACTGCTGCAGAGCCGCTATGCCGTCAAGGCGCCGGTCGAGGTCTTCGGGGTGAAGTTCCCGAACCCGGTGGGCCTCGCGGCCGGCATGGACAAGAACGGTGTGGCCCTGCCGGCCTGGCCCGCGCTCGGCTTCGGCTTCGTCGAGGTCGGCACGGTCACCGCCAAACCCCAGCCCGGCAACGACAAGCCCCGCCTCTTCCGCCTGCGCGACAGCGAAGCCGTGATCAACCGCATGGGCTTCAACAACGCCGGCGCGGCGGCGCTGGCGTCACGGCTGGAGGCCCTGGGCCCGCTGAACGTCCCGCTCGGGATCTCGCTCGGCAAGTCCAAGGTCACCCCGCTGGAGGAGGCGGTGGAGGACTACCTGACCTCCTACAACCTCCTCCACCCGTACGCCGACTACATCGCCGTCAACGTGTCCTCTCCCAACACGCCCGGCCTGCGGACCCTGCAGGACAAATCAGCGCTGGGCGCGCTGCTCACGGCGCTGGCGGGCAAAACGCCGGTGTTGGTGAAGATCGCCCCGGACCTGACCGACGAAGCCATCTCCGAACTGCTCGAGGTGTGCCTCGCCCACGGCGCGGCGGGCATCATCGCGACCAACACCACGCTGTCACGCGACGGCCTGGCCGCGGCGGACCAGCCGCGGGCGGGAGAGGCAGGTGGGCTCTCCGGCAGACCGCTGACCGAGCGGTCCCGCAAGGTCGTCCACTTCGTCCACGAGGAAACCGGCGGCCGCCTCCCGATCATCGGCGTCGGCGGCATCCTCGAAGCGGACGACGCGGCCCGGATGTTCGACGCCGGTGCTTCGCTGGTCCAGCTCTACACGGGGTTCATCTATCGGGGGCCGGCGCTGGTCAAGGCCGCCGCCAGGGCCCGCACGACCGCCGGGGAGAAGGCCCACCCATGA